GCGATGCAGTAGCGTCGGCCCGACAACAATGCGCGTGCACGGGCAGCCTGGCTCAGGTTCATGCCAGCGCGGGTGGAAGCGCCCAGCGCCAAGGCAGGCGTGGAACGGGTCGCGGTGATCAGGGCCTGCAGGTACGTGCCCAGGGCGGCGTCGATGCTGACGCGGTCGACCTCGCGCTGCAGCTCTACCAGGGACTGGGGGTCGAGGACGGTTGGCACCTTTTCGACACGGTCTCCTTCGGCGTCGAGCATCAGGCGCGTTTCCACGTGCGGCGGGGGGTAGCCGATACGGAGACGCACCATGAAGCGGTCGAGCTGCGATTCCGGCAGGGGAAAGGTACCGGTGAAGTCCTGGGGATTCTGAGTCGCGACCACGAAGAAGGGGTCGGGCAGCGGCAGGGTCTTTCCGTCGATGGAGACCTGGTTGTCGTTCATTGCTTCCAGCAGGGCCGACTGCGTGCGTGGGCTGGCGCGATTGATTTCGTCTGCCAAGAGCAGGTTGGCGAAGATGGGGCCCTGTCGCAGGCTGAACTCGGCGGTGCGTTGGTCGTAAATCGTGACGCCCAGAACGTCGCTCGGGAGCAGGTCGCTGGTGAACTGAACTCGACGCATCTCGCCGCCGATTGCCCGCGCTAGGGCGCGCGCCAGGGTCGTCTTTCCGACGCCGGGTACGTCCTCGATGAGCACGTGACCCCGCGCGAGCAGGGCGACGAGGGCGAGCTCCACGACGGCGGACTTTCCCTCCAGGGCGCGCTCGACGGCCTGCTTGAGTTCGGTGAGGCGCTCGAGGCGCTCGCCGCTTAGCGCGACCGCAGAGGAGGTCATCGTGGGCATCGTAGCACGGTGTGTCGTGGAAACCGGAACGGGGAAAAGCGCTTGGGTGTTCCTTGGGTGTGGTATGGGCCTGGGCGTGGCGAGTGTCGAGCGCGTGGTTGTCGAAGGGGTGACCCGCATGTTCGGCGGCACCGCGGCTCTGCGGGGGGTCAACGTGGAACTGTCTCGAGGGTCATTGGTATTCCTCGAGGGACCCAACGGCGCTGGAAAATCGACTCTTCTGGCCGTGATTGGCACCTTGCTGAAGCCCACGCGCGGCCGCGTGCGGTACGAGCCCCTCGGCGATGAGTTGCCGGCGGTGAGGGCTGAGATCGGGTGGGTGGCCCATGAGGCCTTTTGCTATCGTGAGTTGACAGGTCAGGAAAACGTGGAGCTCGCTGCTAAGCTGTACGGATGTAAAGTGGAGGGCAGGTGGGAGGATGTTTGCGCCCGC
This genomic stretch from Polyangiaceae bacterium harbors:
- a CDS encoding MoxR family ATPase, giving the protein MTSSAVALSGERLERLTELKQAVERALEGKSAVVELALVALLARGHVLIEDVPGVGKTTLARALARAIGGEMRRVQFTSDLLPSDVLGVTIYDQRTAEFSLRQGPIFANLLLADEINRASPRTQSALLEAMNDNQVSIDGKTLPLPDPFFVVATQNPQDFTGTFPLPESQLDRFMVRLRIGYPPPHVETRLMLDAEGDRVEKVPTVLDPQSLVELQREVDRVSIDAALGTYLQALITATRSTPALALGASTRAGMNLSQAARARALLSGRRYCIADDIHDLAVPLLAHRVRLASHAEGYVPSREEAETAVRDVIARVPVPL
- a CDS encoding ABC transporter ATP-binding protein — encoded protein: MGIVARCVVETGTGKSAWVFLGCGMGLGVASVERVVVEGVTRMFGGTAALRGVNVELSRGSLVFLEGPNGAGKSTLLAVIGTLLKPTRGRVRYEPLGDELPAVRAEIGWVAHEAFCYRELTGQENVELAAKLYGCKVEGRWEDVCARVGAERFGQKPFGSLSRGQKQRIALARALVHGPSLVLLDEPFTGLDPGSSERLEAVLVEEVERGALVVVVNHAPGMAQRLGARVIRIEGGRIANDAAR